Genomic segment of Kingella negevensis:
CACGCCACTCATACCAATCGGTTCGCGCACCCCTGGTTGGTTATCAATAATGTATTCTTGAACAACAGTGTGCAAAATTTGATGGTCTGGCGGAATGTTTACCGCTTTTGCCGTGTCTTTTGCACGGTCAATGTCCACCTTGCTCACTTCGCCGTCTTTAATTTTGACTACGCCTTGAGAATTCAGGCTGCGAATATGGTTGCCAGAAATGCCCGTGGTTACACTACGAATTTTACATTCAGCCATGCGTTCAGCTTCGGTCATCGCTTGCATAATTGCCTGAGCGGTGGCATCAATATTGGTTACCATGCCCGCTTTTAAGCCGCGAGATTCTGATAAACCCATGCCCACAATGTTGATTTCATCATCAACCACTTCGCCAATCAACGCAATTACTTTTGATGTGCCTACGTCCAACGCACTGACGTATTGCTTATTTTCAGCCATATTATTTTTTCCAATAAAACAATCTTATTTTTTGGTCGTTTTCTTTGATTTTGCCGATTTTTCAGGCTGCTTTTCTTGCGGCTGCGTTTGTTTTTGCTCCGCTTCTTCAGGTTCTGGCAGATTTTCACTCAGTCGCACCGCAAATGCATCTGGATAGCGCATATCCACATAATCCACATTATTCGCTTGCCATGCCAATTTGCTTGGATAATATTCCACAAAACGCGCCATTCTGGTGTGCGTATTTTGCGTACCCAAGCGCAGTTCAATGCCGTTATCCAGCATCATTGACCAAGCCGCACGAGAACTATATTGTAAACGCAGAATCTTCAAACGCAAAGGCTTTAATTGTTCATTCAACAATCTATATTGTTCCAACATCATCGGCAATTCGGTTACATCACCATCAAATTCAGGCAGCTCTTCATTATATGCAGCCTGAAAAATTTGCCCTTCTGCCGTAATCAACCCAGCTTGATAACCTTCGCGCACCCAGCGAGCCACTGGCTCATACTCTTCCACCGTGATTTTAATCACCGAAGGCGGGATTCTATCCACGCGAGCATGCTTCACCCAGTTCACACTTTCCGCTGCACGTTGCGCATCATGCACGTTCACACGAAAGAAACTTCCTGTTAGATACGGACGGACGGATTCAAACACGCGCCGTTTGCTTGCATGTTTGAGTTGGTCGCCGCCATTTTCCGCCACAATATTGATTGCGCCAATCTGAAAATACGAAGAACGCGGCAACCAAAAAATCCCCGTCAGCAATATCAGCAACAGACTCAGGTAAAACACAATTTTCACGTTTCACCTATTATTTATTGAACGCATTTTGCAAAATAGAAACGCATAAATCACCAAATTCTATGCCCATTTGTTTCGCTGCTTTTGGGATTAAGCTGTGGCTAGTCATCCCTGGTAACGTGTTCACTTCCAAAATATACAATTTGCCATCTGCGTCTTTCAAAAAGTCCACGCGACCGCAAGTGTTGCCACCACCAATCGCCACAAACGCTTTCACCGCCAACTCGCGCATTAACGCTTCGTCTGCTTTGCTCAAATCAGATGGGCACATGTAAACCGTGTCATCACGCAAATATTTGGCTTCCCAATCGTAAAAATCATTTTTCGGGATAATGCGGATAGTCGGCAACGCAGTTTGATTAAACACGCCGCAAGTGTATTCGCCGCCCGACATGAATTGTTCTGCCAAAATTTCGCCGTGCAAGTTTTGGTCGCGCAACTGCTGATAAACTTGCGCCAATTCGCCTTTTTGCGTGATTTTGTAGACGCCTACGCTACTGCCTTCTGCCGCAGGTTTCACAAACATCGGCAAACCCAACAACGCTTCAACTGCCGCAAAATCGCTGTCATCATGCAGCACTACAAACGGCGGAATTGGCAAACCCAACGCTGCCCAAATCAATTTGCAGCGATATTTGTCCATGCCCAACGCAGATGCCAACACGCCACAACCTGTGTACAGAATACCCAACGCTTCCAACGCGCCTTGCACCGTACCGTCTTCGCCATAAGTGCCATGCAAAATATTGAACGCAGCCTGAAAACCTTGAGTTTTTAATTCAGATAACGGCGTTTCTTTCGGGTCAAACGCGTGCGCGTCCACACCTTTTTCACGCAACGCTTTCAAAATCGCGTTACCGCTGGTTAAAGAAATTTCACGTTCTGAAGAAAATCCGCCCATCAACACGGCGACTTTACCAAAGTTTTGCATAATAACTGCTTTCTATTTAATGGCTTATGGCAGCCTGAAAAACAATCTTTCAGGCTGCCGAAAAAATACACAAAAAGCTGCCTGAAATTTTTTTCAGGCTGCCAACAATTTTATTTTGCGGTGGTTGCGTCCACCAAGGCTTGCGCCGTGCGATTGATACTTCCTGCACCCATCGTCAGCAACACATCGCCATCTTGCAACACGTTTAACAGCGTTTCAGGCAGTGCGCTCACATCAGCGCAGTAAATCGGCTCAAGTTTGCCATGCACGCGAATGGCGCGAGTTAAAGCACGGCTATCCGCCGCCACAATCGGTTCTTCGCCTGCTGCATACACATCAGTCAGCACCAAGCTATCCACCGTTCCCAGAATTTTCACAAAATCTTCAAACAAATCGCGTGTTCGCGTGTAACGGTGCGGCTGGAACGCCAGCACCAAGCGATTATTCGGGAACGCGCCACGCGCTGCTGCCAAAGTCGCTTGCATTTCAACGGGATGATGACCGTAATCGTCAATCACACGCGCTGTGCCACCATTTGGCAATGGAATGTCGCCATAGCTTTGAAAACGGCGACCGACACCCGCAAAGCCCAATAAACCAGCCTGAATCGCTTCAACTGAAATCTTGCATTCCAACGCCACGCCAATACTTGCCAATGCGTTCAGCACATTGTGTCGCCCTGGTAAATTCAGCACCACATCAAATTCCAACACTTCTTCGCCGCGACGTGCGTGAACCGTAAACGCCATTTGTGCGCCGCGCGTTTGCACGTTGGTTGCCCAAATATCGGCGGTTTCATCATCAATCGCGTAAGTGGCGAATGGTTTTTTGATTTTTGGCAGAATGGCGCGAACATGGTCGTTGTCCACACACAAAAAGGCTTTTCCATAAAACGGCATACGATGAACGAAGTCCACAAACGCTTGGTGTAGTTTTTCCACGTTGTGGTCGTAAGTGTCCATGTGGTCTTCGTCGATATTGGTAATCACGGTAATCACAGGCGACAGATACAAGAAAGACGCGTCGCTTTCATCAGCTTCCGCTACCAACCATGAACCTTTGCCCAATTTTGCGTTTGTGCCTGCTGCGGTTAATTTGCCGCCAATCACAAACGTTGGGTCTAAACCACCTGCGCCCAAAATAGACGCGGTTAAGCTAGTTGTGGTGGTTTTGCCGTGCGTGCCAGCAATCGCAATGCCTTCGCGCAATCGCATCAATTCTGCCAACATCATGGCGCGTGGAATCACGGGAATGTGCTGTTCAATCGCTGCTAACACTTCGGGATTATCGTGTTTCACGGCGGTAGAAGTAACGACTACTTCTGCGCCGTCAATGTGTTCTGCGGTATGCCCTGGGAAAACTCGAATCCCCAAGCTGCTCAAATAACGTGTGGTTGCGCTTTGCGCTTGGTCAGAACCCGATACATTAAAGCCAAGATTGTGTAAAACTTCGGCAATGCCGCACATACCTGTGCCGCCAATTCCGACAAAATGGATATTTTTTACTCTATTTTTCATGAAAAACTTGCTTTCGTAATTAAAACTAGGTTACTGACCAAAAGGCGTTATTTTAAAGGTGTTAAGCGCGTTTAGCTATGTTTTTTTAGATTTTTTTCAGGCTGCAAACGGTTCACAATCCAAACGCAGCCTGAAAAATATTTCTATTGTTGATTGAGTTTACATTAAAACAAACAAAAACAAATAATTAACCGCCCTACCCTACTTTTCAGGCTGCGACCATTGCAAAATAATTTCCCGATTAGACAGCGAAAACACTTTCTCAGCCGCCGCGTTGGCAGGTAGCCATTCACATTCACTGTGTTCACTCAACACAATCTCGCAGCCTGAATCAATTTGCGCGGAAAACCAATGCTCCGTATTACGCGTAACGCCATCCGCATAACGATGTCGCCAATGCGCGTAAATTTCGTATTCCGTGCAAAAATGCCAATCGCGCAACGCGTTTTCAGGCAGCAAAATCCCCGTTTCTTCATGCACTTCGCGTAACGCAGCCTGAAAAGGCGGTTCGTCCCAACTGTCCAAACTACCTGTTACAGATTGCCAAAATCCAGTTGGCTGCAAACGATTGAGCAGCAAGACTTCGCCGCGCTCGTTGTGCAACAAAACCAACACAGAAATGGGGATTTTTTTGTTTTCAGGCTGCATTTAATCATCGTCCTCTAAAGGCTCTTGCGATTTTGTGTCTTGCTCGGCGCGGATTTTGGCTTTGAGCAACGCCATGTCGCTGGGCGATTGTTCATCATTCAAAATACGGACTTCGCGCTGTGGATAAGGGAACTCAATCCCCTCTTCATTAAAGCGTCGCCAAATCGTCAGCAAAATGGCTGAGAACAAGCCTGCAAAACCGTTTTCAGGGTCGCTTACCCAAAAGCCGACACGCAAATCAATGCCATTTTCGCCAAAATTGGTTAAAACCGCAGACGGCGAAGGGTCTTTTCCCACGCGTTCTTGCTCCGTCGCCGCTTCCTGCAAAATCCGCAACGCCAGCGTTAAATCGGTGTGATACGCCACTTGAATATCCAGCGATTGATACAAGGCTTTGCCTGTGTACGATTCGTTAATCACGGTGCTGGTTACAAAAGTTTCATTTGGGATTAACGCTTCTTGCCCTGCCGAACTACGCAGCACCACAAAACGCGAAGTAATCTCCGTTACATAGCCTGTGAAATTGTTTACCGTCAAGCGGTCGCCAGGGCGGATAGAACGGTCTGCCAAAATAATGAAACCCGACACATAATTGCTGGCGATTTTCTGCAAACCAAAACCCAAGCCCACACCCAAAGCACCACCAAACACGGAAAGCACCGTCAAATCAATGCCCACCAACGGCAGCGCAATCAGCACAGACAGCATCATCAGCAGCGTTTTAATCACTTTGGACAGCACAATCCGCAAATTCACATCTAAGCGCGTGGACGACATGATTTGCGCGTTAATCCATCGTGCCAACCACATCATAAACATCATCACAATGCCAACCCAAATCAAGCCAGTCAGCAAAGTAAACAGATTTAAGCGGCTTTTGCCAATCGTGAACTCAAGCGAGCGCATCCAGTTGATAATCAAATCATCAATGCCCGATATCCACAGCACAAAATACAGCCACAACGCCGTTGCTGCCTTGCGTTCCAGCGAATCACTCCAAGTGGTTTTCGGTAACACGGTATGCAACAACGCCAAGCAGAAACGAATCATCACCATCCAATGCGCCGCCAACACCAGCAAGCGCAGCCACACGCCTGTTTGCCCAAGCACGCGCCACAGCAACAACGCCACCACGCTGAACATGAGCATAATCACAGGGAAAATCACGCGCCTTAAGCTGTGTCTAATTGGGCGGAATTTGATGTTTTTGATGCGCTGCGACTTTTCCGCTTGTTTCGCAATAAAAAACGATGCTGCCATAATCGCCAACACCAAACCCAATTCCACCCAACCTTCAGGCTGTCTGAAACTACGTTCTAGCAAACGCGCAGTAAATTCTTTCGGGGCAAACAGATGCAACGTGTTAAAAAAATCGTTCCAATCAATTGGTTTCAGTTCAATCATTTTAAAAATAGCTCATTTGAAAACGCTGTATTATATCGCAGCCTGAAAACTATGGATAAACTTGCCCACAAAATCTGTGGATAATCTTGTGGAGAACTACCGTTTTGCACAAAAAAACAGTTTGCGCTGCAAGACCTACCTAAACCTGCCTAAATTTTAAGCAATAAACACAGCCTGAAAAATCTTTCAGGCTGCGTGAAAACTGCTACAATTCTACCTTTCGTTACACAATTCAAAACAAAGTTTACAAAATGAAAGCCAGTCAATTTTTTATCTCAACGCTCAAAGAAGCTCCAGCAGAAGCCAGTTTAGCCAGCCACAAATTAATGCTGCGCGCAGGTTTGATTAAAGCCAACGCCTCAGGTTTATACACATGGATGCCGATGGGCTTACGCGTGTTGCGCAAAGTGGAAGCAATTGTGCGCGAAGAAATGAACCGCGCAGGTGCGATTGAATTGCTCATGCCCGTAATCCAAAACGCTGATTTGTGGAAAGAATCAGGTCGCTGGGATTTTTATGGCGACGAATTGCTCCGCATTACAGACCGCCACGACAATGAATTTTGTTTCAGCCCCACTTGCGAAGAGATAATTACCGACATCGTTCGCAAAGAAGTGAATTCATACAAACAGTTACCCAAAAATTTCTATCACATTCAAACCAAATTCCGCGATGAACGTCGCCCACGTTTTGGCGTGATGCGCGCGCGTGAATTTGTGATGAAAGACGCGTATTCATTCCACGCCGATTTTGAGTCGCTCAAAGAAACCTATCAAACTATGTATGACGCATATTGCCGCGTATTCAATCGCTTAGGCTTGAACTTCCGCCCAGTTGCCGCAGACACAGGCAGCATTGGTGGCACAGGCTCGCACGAGTTCCAAGTGTTAGCAGAAAGCGGCGAAGACGTGATTGCGTACAGCGATAGCTCGGATTACGCGGCAAACGTGGAATTGGCGCAAACCTTGCCACTTTCAGGTAGCCGCGCCGAAGCCAAAGCTGCTTTAACCAAAGTTCACACACCAAACACAAAAACGATTGCCGCATTGATTGAATTTTTGAACGTGCCTGTTGAAACCACGCTGAAATCTATCGTAGTGGAAGGCGAAGAAGACGGCGAATTGGTGTTGTTGCTATTGCGTGGCGACCACGAATTTAACGACATCAAAGCGGAAAAATTGGCAGGCGTGAAATCGCCTTTGACGATGGCAAACGCAGACGCAATCGCTGCACAATTTGGCGCGAATGGCGGTTCACTCGGTCCAGTAGGTTTCAAAGGCAAAGTGTATGCCGATTTTGCCACAGAAAAAGGCGCAGATTGGGTCATCGGCGCGAACGAAGACGACTACCACTTCACAGGTTTCAACTTTGGTCGCGATGCGGCAGAACCTGAATTTGTGGACTTGCGTAACGTGGTGGAAGGCGACCCAAGCCCTTGCGGCAAAGGCAGCCTGAAACTGGCGCGTGGCATTGAAGTAGGACACGTTTTCCAACTGCGCGACAAATACTCCAAAGCGATGAACGCAACTTTCTTGGACAACAATGGTAAATCGCAAATCATGGAAATGGGCTGCTACGGTATCGGCGTAACACGTGTGGTTGCCGCAGCGATTGAGCAAAACAACGATGAGCGCGGCATTATTTGGACGGACGCAATGGCACCGTTCACCGTGGTTGTTGTGCCGATGAACTACAAAAAATCAGATGCAGTTCGTGAAGCTGCTGACAAAATTTACGCTGAATTGCAAGCGGCTGGCGTTGATGTTTTGTTAGACGACCGCGATGAACGCGCTGGTGTGTTGTTGAACGACAGCGAATTGCTCGGCATTCCGCATCGCGTTGTCATCGGCGACCGTGGTTTGAAAGAAGGCATGATTGAATACGCGCAACGCCGTGATACAGAAGCAACTGCAGTTGGCGTGAATGAAATTGTTGGCAAAATTTTGGCAACTTTGAACGCTTAATTTAAGTGAGCGCAGCCTGAAAGATGTTTTTCAGGCTGCGTTTGAACATAAAAAAAGCAGCCTGAAAACACTTTCAGGCTGCTTTCTTTATTATTTCTTAGCTGCTTCGATTTGAATGTCTAAGCGAACATTTTTAGTCATGCCCGCATCAACCAAGTAGTTCATGCCCCATTTGGTGCGGTCGATTGTGGTGCTGAAATCGCCGCCGCAAACTTCCGTTTTAGCCATTGGGCTGTTGTAGCAGTTGAATTTATTGGCTTTCAATTTTACAGGTTGTGTTTTACCCAACAGAGTTAAATTGCCTTCAACGGATACCAATTTTTTGCCGAAGAAGTTGAATTTAGTTGATTCAAAACGCATTTCTGGGAATTTTTCAGCGTTGAACAAATCAGCAGATTGCAAGTGATGCGTGAACGCTTCTGAGCTACTTTGCAAGTTTTTCAAAGGCAATTTCACATCAATTTCACCAGTGCGTGCAGCGCGGTCAAATTCCATGTTGCCAGTGATGCCATACACGCCGCCCACGTTGGTTGATGTGCCGAAGTGGTCAAACGATAACTGAAAGCAATTCTTTCATTGTATTTTCCTTAAGTTTGTGAATGTGTCAAAAAGTAAATCGTAACATTCTTTAACGCTTCAAACATCTCTTGAAGCGAAAAACTGCGTTTACTGATGATTAAACAAACGGTTGCCGCGCGAATGTTCCGCGTATTCAAAAGACTGCGCTTGCAACGCAGCCTGAAGAAATTGTGCTGCGCGTTCAGGTTTCAGGCTGCCACACAGAAAAATATCCACCGCCGCATATTGATGTTCCACCCACGTGTGAACCGTGATGTGCGATTCCGCCAGCAACACCACGCCTGTTACGCCGCCGTGTCCGCCGAATGTGTGAAAATGTGCCGACAAAATGTGTGCGCCAACGTGTTCTGCGGCTTGGCGAAGAGCGGTTTCCAGTGCGGTTGCGTTGGTTAGCATATGGGTTGGGCAGCCGTATAAATCTAAAAATGCGTGTTGACTTGGGTGATATTCACTCATTTATGACCGCCCGAAAAACCGCCGTTTCCGCCGCTAAAACCGCCACCGCTCGGAATGTAAGTGCGTCCGCCTGAGCTTTGGCTTGAGCTACCCACCAGTGAATAATTGGTAAATGTACCAAACAGGATAACTAAAATAGAAACAATAAGATAAGTGTTGCGCGACATGGTTTTCTTTCAAATTAACGATAGAATTTTTCAGGCTGCGATTGATGAATTTTGCTCAAAAAATGCAGCCTGAAAAAGTTTCAGGCTGCATTTTAAATCAATTACAACGCCGCTAAAACCGCATCGCCCATTTCAGAACAAGAAACCAGTTTGCAGCCTTCTTCAAAAATATCACCTGTGCGGAAACCTTGTTCCAACACTTTTTGCACCGCATTTTCAATTTGCAACGCACGCGCTTCATCGTTCAAGCTGTAACGAACCAACATCGCCAACGACAAAATGGTCGCCAACGGATTCGCTTTGTTTTGCCCTGCAATATCAGGTGCAGAACCGTGAGACGGCTCGTACAAACCCTTACCGTTTTCGTCCAACGAAGCAGACGGCAGCATACCAATCGAACCTGTCAGCATAGACGCTTGGTCACTCAAAATGTCGCCGAAAATATTGCCAGTCGCAATCACGTCAAACTGTTTGGGGGCGCGAACCAACTGCATTGCCGCGTTGTCCACATACATGTGGCTCAATTCCACATCGGGGTATTCTGGGGCGATTTCGTCAAAAATTTCGCGCCAC
This window contains:
- the speD gene encoding adenosylmethionine decarboxylase gives rise to the protein MSEYHPSQHAFLDLYGCPTHMLTNATALETALRQAAEHVGAHILSAHFHTFGGHGGVTGVVLLAESHITVHTWVEHQYAAVDIFLCGSLKPERAAQFLQAALQAQSFEYAEHSRGNRLFNHQ
- a CDS encoding D-alanine--D-alanine ligase, producing MQNFGKVAVLMGGFSSEREISLTSGNAILKALREKGVDAHAFDPKETPLSELKTQGFQAAFNILHGTYGEDGTVQGALEALGILYTGCGVLASALGMDKYRCKLIWAALGLPIPPFVVLHDDSDFAAVEALLGLPMFVKPAAEGSSVGVYKITQKGELAQVYQQLRDQNLHGEILAEQFMSGGEYTCGVFNQTALPTIRIIPKNDFYDWEAKYLRDDTVYMCPSDLSKADEALMRELAVKAFVAIGGGNTCGRVDFLKDADGKLYILEVNTLPGMTSHSLIPKAAKQMGIEFGDLCVSILQNAFNK
- a CDS encoding YceI family protein — translated: MGGVYGITGNMEFDRAARTGEIDVKLPLKNLQSSSEAFTHHLQSADLFNAEKFPEMRFESTKFNFFGKKLVSVEGNLTLLGKTQPVKLKANKFNCYNSPMAKTEVCGGDFSTTIDRTKWGMNYLVDAGMTKNVRLDIQIEAAKK
- the murC gene encoding UDP-N-acetylmuramate--L-alanine ligase encodes the protein MKNRVKNIHFVGIGGTGMCGIAEVLHNLGFNVSGSDQAQSATTRYLSSLGIRVFPGHTAEHIDGAEVVVTSTAVKHDNPEVLAAIEQHIPVIPRAMMLAELMRLREGIAIAGTHGKTTTTSLTASILGAGGLDPTFVIGGKLTAAGTNAKLGKGSWLVAEADESDASFLYLSPVITVITNIDEDHMDTYDHNVEKLHQAFVDFVHRMPFYGKAFLCVDNDHVRAILPKIKKPFATYAIDDETADIWATNVQTRGAQMAFTVHARRGEEVLEFDVVLNLPGRHNVLNALASIGVALECKISVEAIQAGLLGFAGVGRRFQSYGDIPLPNGGTARVIDDYGHHPVEMQATLAAARGAFPNNRLVLAFQPHRYTRTRDLFEDFVKILGTVDSLVLTDVYAAGEEPIVAADSRALTRAIRVHGKLEPIYCADVSALPETLLNVLQDGDVLLTMGAGSINRTAQALVDATTAK
- a CDS encoding mechanosensitive ion channel family protein; the protein is MIELKPIDWNDFFNTLHLFAPKEFTARLLERSFRQPEGWVELGLVLAIMAASFFIAKQAEKSQRIKNIKFRPIRHSLRRVIFPVIMLMFSVVALLLWRVLGQTGVWLRLLVLAAHWMVMIRFCLALLHTVLPKTTWSDSLERKAATALWLYFVLWISGIDDLIINWMRSLEFTIGKSRLNLFTLLTGLIWVGIVMMFMMWLARWINAQIMSSTRLDVNLRIVLSKVIKTLLMMLSVLIALPLVGIDLTVLSVFGGALGVGLGFGLQKIASNYVSGFIILADRSIRPGDRLTVNNFTGYVTEITSRFVVLRSSAGQEALIPNETFVTSTVINESYTGKALYQSLDIQVAYHTDLTLALRILQEAATEQERVGKDPSPSAVLTNFGENGIDLRVGFWVSDPENGFAGLFSAILLTIWRRFNEEGIEFPYPQREVRILNDEQSPSDMALLKAKIRAEQDTKSQEPLEDDD
- the nudB gene encoding dihydroneopterin triphosphate diphosphatase gives rise to the protein MQPENKKIPISVLVLLHNERGEVLLLNRLQPTGFWQSVTGSLDSWDEPPFQAALREVHEETGILLPENALRDWHFCTEYEIYAHWRHRYADGVTRNTEHWFSAQIDSGCEIVLSEHSECEWLPANAAAEKVFSLSNREIILQWSQPEK
- a CDS encoding proline--tRNA ligase; protein product: MKASQFFISTLKEAPAEASLASHKLMLRAGLIKANASGLYTWMPMGLRVLRKVEAIVREEMNRAGAIELLMPVIQNADLWKESGRWDFYGDELLRITDRHDNEFCFSPTCEEIITDIVRKEVNSYKQLPKNFYHIQTKFRDERRPRFGVMRAREFVMKDAYSFHADFESLKETYQTMYDAYCRVFNRLGLNFRPVAADTGSIGGTGSHEFQVLAESGEDVIAYSDSSDYAANVELAQTLPLSGSRAEAKAALTKVHTPNTKTIAALIEFLNVPVETTLKSIVVEGEEDGELVLLLLRGDHEFNDIKAEKLAGVKSPLTMANADAIAAQFGANGGSLGPVGFKGKVYADFATEKGADWVIGANEDDYHFTGFNFGRDAAEPEFVDLRNVVEGDPSPCGKGSLKLARGIEVGHVFQLRDKYSKAMNATFLDNNGKSQIMEMGCYGIGVTRVVAAAIEQNNDERGIIWTDAMAPFTVVVVPMNYKKSDAVREAADKIYAELQAAGVDVLLDDRDERAGVLLNDSELLGIPHRVVIGDRGLKEGMIEYAQRRDTEATAVGVNEIVGKILATLNA
- a CDS encoding cell division protein FtsQ/DivIB, producing the protein MKIVFYLSLLLILLTGIFWLPRSSYFQIGAINIVAENGGDQLKHASKRRVFESVRPYLTGSFFRVNVHDAQRAAESVNWVKHARVDRIPPSVIKITVEEYEPVARWVREGYQAGLITAEGQIFQAAYNEELPEFDGDVTELPMMLEQYRLLNEQLKPLRLKILRLQYSSRAAWSMMLDNGIELRLGTQNTHTRMARFVEYYPSKLAWQANNVDYVDMRYPDAFAVRLSENLPEPEEAEQKQTQPQEKQPEKSAKSKKTTKK